The genomic stretch GTCACCAGCACCCGGCTGGTCTCGCTGGTCCGCCGGTCGATCGCGGCGATCGAGTTCCAGGTCGAGTGCACCGACGACCACGGCGACCTCTACATCGCCCTGCAGTCGGACCTGCTGGCCAACGACGACGTGATCACCACCTCCAGCGACGACCCGCGCTCGGCCGCCGCGCTGGACCGCCCGCTGGTCGGTGAGCTGCACGAGGGCCGGGGCCGGCACGCGGTCCTGGGGCACCGCACCCAGCACAGCCGGCTGCGGATGGCCGCCGGGATGGACCACGACGTCGACGTCCCGGACACCGCGACCGAGGACCTGCTGGTCTCCCCGGACCTGGCCCGGTACACCCTTGCCGCCCGGCTGAGCAACGGCTCCCCGGTGCGGCTGCGCAAGTACCTCGCCTACGGCTGGTCCAGCCGGCGCTCCGCAGCGGCGGTCCGCGACCAGGTGGAGGGCGCGCTGGCGACGGCGAAGCTGGCCGGCTGGGACCGGCTGGTCGCCGAGCAGCGGGAACTGCTGGACCGGCACTGGGACGAGGCCGACGTCGAGATCGAGGGCGACGACGAGCTGCAGCAGGCCGTGCGGGTCGGCATGTTCCACGTCCTGCAGGCGGGGCTGCGCGCCGAGCGGCAGCCGATCCCGGCCAAGGGCCTGACCGGTGACGGGTACGACGGGCACACGTTCTGGGACACCGAGACCTACGTCCTCCCGGTGCTGACCTACACCGCTCCCGGCGCGGTGCGCGACGCGCTGCTGTGGCGCCACTCGATCCTGGACATGGCCCGGCAGCGGGCGCGGGTGCTGGGCCACGACGGCGCGGCGTTCGCCTGGCGCACCATCCGCGGGGAGGAGACCTCGGGCTACTGGCCCGCCGGCACCGCGGCCTTCCACATCAACGCCGACATCGCCGACGCCGTCGCCCGCTACTGGTGGGCCACGCTGGACTCCGACTTCGACCGGGACCACGGCACCGAGCTGCTGGTGGAGACGGCCCGGCTGTGGGCGTCGCTGGGGCACGTCAACGGTGAGGGCGAGTTCCGCATCGACGGGGTGACCGGGCCGGACGAGTACACCGCGGTGGTCGACAACAACGTCTACACGAACCTGATGGCGCAGCGGAACCTGCGCGAGGCGGTGGCCGCGGTGGCGCGCCAGCCGGAGACCGCCGGCCGGCTGCAGGTGGACCCCGAGGAGGTCGACCTGTGGACCCGGGCGGCCGACAGCATGCGGGTGCCGTTCAACGAGAAGCTGGGCGTGCACGAGCAGAGCGAGGGGTTCACCCACCACGAGGAGTGGGACTTCGAGGGCACCGCGCCCGACCAGTACCCGCTGCTGCTGAACTTCCCCTACTTCGACATCTACCGGAAGCAGGTCATCAAGCAGGCCGACCTGATCATGGCGCTGCACCTGCGCGGGGACGCCTTCACCCTCCCGGAGAAGATCGCCGACTTCGCCTACTACGAGGCGCGCACCGTGCGGGACTCCTCGCTGTCCGCCGCCCAGCAGGCGGTGGTGGCCGCGGAGACCGGGCACCTGCAGCTGGCCCACGACTACTGGGGCGAGGCCGCCCTCACCGACCTGCAGAACCTGCACGGCAACAGCGGCCACGGGCTGCACATCGCCTCGCTGGCCGGTGGCTGGACGGTCGCGGTGGCCGGGTTCGGCGGCATGCGCGACCACGACGGTCGGCTGACCTTCGCACCCCGGCTGCCCCCGCGCCTGCGCCGGCTCGCCTTCCGGGTGGTCTTCCAGGGCCGGTGCCTGGCCGTGTCGGTCACGCAGCAGCAGGCGACCTACCGGCTGGTCTACGGCGACGAGCCGCTGCAGATCGCGCACCACGGCGAGCCGTTCACCGTCACCGCCGAGCCGGTCACCCGGGACGTGCCGCCGGCCCCGGACGTCGAGCCGGTGCGCCAGCCCCCGCACGCCTCGCCGCGCCGCCGGCACCGCCCCACCAGCGACTGAGGACGCCCTCGTGCCGACCGACGATCCCGAGCACCCGCACGTCGGGCGGCCGCAACGGGCGTTCGGGGGGCCGGGTCGCAACGGGCTGGGCATGACCCGTGGCCACCGCCGGGGCGTGGCCGACGACGTCTTCGCCAGCAGCGCCGACCGGCCGGGGGTGGCGGACTGGGCCTGGCGCGCCGGGTGGACGCGGGTCGAGGCGACCGGTCCCCGGTACGGCGTCGCCCAGGAGCTCGTCCGTTCGGCGCCTGTCCGCCGGATCGACGCCGACCACCGGCCTCGCGACGTGATCGCCGGCTCCGCGGGGGACCTCGACCTGCTGGCCTTCGACATCGCGGTCCGCGCGCGGACGGGGGCGATCCCCGAGTGGGCGGTGACGGCGGTGCCGCTGCCCGACGGTGCGCCGGCCGTCCGGGTCAGCCCAGCCCGGCTGTGGAGCCACGGTGCGCAGGAACTGACGCAGGCCGCGACCGGCGACGATGCACTCGATCGACGATGGCGCATCCTCGGCGACGACGACCGCGTCGCGCAGCTGGCCGGGGACCCCGCACTGCAGCAGGCGCTGCTCGCCACCGACGACGGCGACGACATCTGGACGGCAGCGGGCCACGTCGCCGCGCTCCGACCGGACGGCCACCGGCCGCAGCTGCTGGAGCACCACGCCCGCCTGCTCGCCGTCGTCCACCGCGCGCTCACCCGGTACGCCGGCTGACGACCGGCGTCAGCGCAGCAGGGCGCTCTCGCCCACCAGCCACCAGGTGCCCAGGACCAGGGCACCGACGTCGACCAGCAGGAACACCCCGACCCACACCACCCCGGGCACCCGGGTCAGGCGGGCGAGCTGGTCGGCGTCGGAGTCCCGCGCGGCCCCGCGGCGCCGCTTGGCCTGCAGCTCCCACACGGTCACCGGCGCGGCGACCAGCAGGAACCACGTGACGCCGTGGGCGAAGACGGCCTGCCACTGGGCCGGGAGCCACCAGGTCGCCGCGAAGACCAGCGTGCCGGTGACCAGCACCGACCAGAGCCCGTACCAGTTGCGGATCTGCACGAGCAGCAGCGCCAGCAGCCCGAGCAGTGCCCAGAGCAGGCCGACGGCGTACCCGGCCGCCAGCAGTGCGGCGGCCCCGAGCCCGAACAGGCCCGGCCCGGTGTACCCGGCCGCGGCGGTGAACACCATGCCGGCGCCGGTGGGGCGGCCGGCGGACACGGTGACCCCGGAGGTGTCCGAGTGCAGCCGGATCCCGGCCAGCCGGCGTCCGGTGGCCAGCGCGGCCAGGCCGTGGGCGCCCTCGTGCGCGATCGTCACCGCGTGGCGGGTGTGCCGCCACAGTCCGGGGGCGAGCACCAGCAGCAGCGCAGCGGCGGCGCTGAGCGCCAGCAGGCCGGTCGACAGCGGGGGAGAGGTGGCGCTGACCTGCCGCCAGAACTCCTCGACCACCGTCACGCCGGGCATCATCACCGTTGCGCCTGTGCAGCGCCCGTGCGCCGCGCGGGACCCTCGTCACCTGCCCGTCACAGTGGGCGGCGATCCTGGGGGCATGACGAGCACGCAGCAGGCGGTGACCGCGGACGATCTCCCGGTCACCGTCTCCTTCACCCGGCGCGCCGACCCGGCGCACGCGGTGCAGATGAGCGCCTGGATCCGGGCCGGGCTGACCCTGGCCGAGGGCGCCCCCGGCTTCCTCGGCGGTGGCTGGGTCCAGCCCCGCAACGGTGCGGACGAGTGGCACATGCTGTGCCGGTTCGACTCCCCGGC from Modestobacter roseus encodes the following:
- a CDS encoding glycoside hydrolase family 65 protein, giving the protein MTEGRAHFPVEPWSLTEVGVDMASLAVNESVFALANGHIGMRGTFDEGEPIVVPGTYLNGFFEERPMPYAEAGYGFPEMGQTVVNVTDGKLIRLLVGDSPLDLQYGDVVAHRRTLDLRAGVLRRVTDWRSPAGREVRVTSTRLVSLVRRSIAAIEFQVECTDDHGDLYIALQSDLLANDDVITTSSDDPRSAAALDRPLVGELHEGRGRHAVLGHRTQHSRLRMAAGMDHDVDVPDTATEDLLVSPDLARYTLAARLSNGSPVRLRKYLAYGWSSRRSAAAVRDQVEGALATAKLAGWDRLVAEQRELLDRHWDEADVEIEGDDELQQAVRVGMFHVLQAGLRAERQPIPAKGLTGDGYDGHTFWDTETYVLPVLTYTAPGAVRDALLWRHSILDMARQRARVLGHDGAAFAWRTIRGEETSGYWPAGTAAFHINADIADAVARYWWATLDSDFDRDHGTELLVETARLWASLGHVNGEGEFRIDGVTGPDEYTAVVDNNVYTNLMAQRNLREAVAAVARQPETAGRLQVDPEEVDLWTRAADSMRVPFNEKLGVHEQSEGFTHHEEWDFEGTAPDQYPLLLNFPYFDIYRKQVIKQADLIMALHLRGDAFTLPEKIADFAYYEARTVRDSSLSAAQQAVVAAETGHLQLAHDYWGEAALTDLQNLHGNSGHGLHIASLAGGWTVAVAGFGGMRDHDGRLTFAPRLPPRLRRLAFRVVFQGRCLAVSVTQQQATYRLVYGDEPLQIAHHGEPFTVTAEPVTRDVPPAPDVEPVRQPPHASPRRRHRPTSD
- a CDS encoding M50 family metallopeptidase; this encodes MTVVEEFWRQVSATSPPLSTGLLALSAAAALLLVLAPGLWRHTRHAVTIAHEGAHGLAALATGRRLAGIRLHSDTSGVTVSAGRPTGAGMVFTAAAGYTGPGLFGLGAAALLAAGYAVGLLWALLGLLALLLVQIRNWYGLWSVLVTGTLVFAATWWLPAQWQAVFAHGVTWFLLVAAPVTVWELQAKRRRGAARDSDADQLARLTRVPGVVWVGVFLLVDVGALVLGTWWLVGESALLR